A genomic segment from Anas platyrhynchos isolate ZD024472 breed Pekin duck chromosome 5, IASCAAS_PekinDuck_T2T, whole genome shotgun sequence encodes:
- the KATNBL1 gene encoding KATNB1-like protein 1 isoform X2 — MGYRGSSREGKKSPKQLASYTNRVTVGKTVTSPLSLFKVVYCKRKVRCYTPKPCYKKKQFPKSRGCDMANKENELACAGNLPAKLHDSRTHLLNSSDSGSSQTEGPSSKYSGFFSEVSQDHETMAQVLFSRNLRLNVALTFWRRRSISELVAYLVRIQDLGVVVDCLPVLTNSLQEEKPYISIGCCVDLLPLVKSLLKSKYEEYVIVGLNWLQAVIKRWWSELSSHTERADDRNIHILKELLSGLWEQENHLTLVPGYTGNIAKDVNAYLLQLH; from the exons ATGGGGTACAGAGGAAGTAGTAGGGAG GGTAAGAAATCTCCAAAACAGCTGGCTTCATACACAAACAG aGTAACAGTTGGAAAAACAGTGACCAGTCCCTTGTCTCTCTTCAAAGTAGTATATTGTAAAAGAAAAGTTCGTTGTTATACTCCAAAGCCTtgttataaaaagaaacagttcCCTAAATCAAGGGGCTGTGACAtggcaaataaagaaaatgaactggCTTGTGCAGGGAATCTGCCAGCAAAACTGCACGACAGTCGTACACACTTACTGAATTCTAGTGACTCTGGCTCATCTCAAACAGAAGGCCCCTCATCCAAATatagtggatttttttcagag GTTTCTCAGGACCATGAAACTATGGCTCAAGTTCTTTTCAGCAGGAATCTGAGGCTGAATGTAGCTTTAACCTTTTGGAGAAGGAGAAGTATAAGTGAACTGGTAGCCTACCTAGTGAG GATACAGGATCTTGGAGTAGTAGTAGACTGCCTTCCCGTGCTTACAAACAG tttacaggaagaaaaaccaTATATTTCAATTGGCTGCTGTGTAGATCTTTTGCCTTTAGTGAAATCACTACTTAAAAGCAAATATGAGGA ATATGTGATAGTTGGTTTAAACTGGCTTCAGGCTGTCATTAAAAGATGGTGGTCAGAACTATCTTCACATACAGAGAGGGCAGATGATAG aaatattcacattttaaaagaactgtTAAGTGGATTATGGGAACAAGAGAATCATCTTACTCTGGTTCCAGGATATACTGGTAATATAGCTAAG gatGTAAATGCTTATTTATTACAACTACATTGA
- the KATNBL1 gene encoding KATNB1-like protein 1 isoform X1, with the protein MASEAHNVRKQKVLHIEGCLVDLPRKRISSSTRKIMKEGKKSPKQLASYTNRVTVGKTVTSPLSLFKVVYCKRKVRCYTPKPCYKKKQFPKSRGCDMANKENELACAGNLPAKLHDSRTHLLNSSDSGSSQTEGPSSKYSGFFSEVSQDHETMAQVLFSRNLRLNVALTFWRRRSISELVAYLVRIQDLGVVVDCLPVLTNSLQEEKPYISIGCCVDLLPLVKSLLKSKYEEYVIVGLNWLQAVIKRWWSELSSHTERADDRNIHILKELLSGLWEQENHLTLVPGYTGNIAKDVNAYLLQLH; encoded by the exons ATGGCCTCTGAAGCCCACAatgttagaaaacagaaagtTTTGCATATCGAAGGTTGTCTCGTTGATCtccccagaaaaagaatttcttcttccaCTAGAAAGATCATGAAGGAG GGTAAGAAATCTCCAAAACAGCTGGCTTCATACACAAACAG aGTAACAGTTGGAAAAACAGTGACCAGTCCCTTGTCTCTCTTCAAAGTAGTATATTGTAAAAGAAAAGTTCGTTGTTATACTCCAAAGCCTtgttataaaaagaaacagttcCCTAAATCAAGGGGCTGTGACAtggcaaataaagaaaatgaactggCTTGTGCAGGGAATCTGCCAGCAAAACTGCACGACAGTCGTACACACTTACTGAATTCTAGTGACTCTGGCTCATCTCAAACAGAAGGCCCCTCATCCAAATatagtggatttttttcagag GTTTCTCAGGACCATGAAACTATGGCTCAAGTTCTTTTCAGCAGGAATCTGAGGCTGAATGTAGCTTTAACCTTTTGGAGAAGGAGAAGTATAAGTGAACTGGTAGCCTACCTAGTGAG GATACAGGATCTTGGAGTAGTAGTAGACTGCCTTCCCGTGCTTACAAACAG tttacaggaagaaaaaccaTATATTTCAATTGGCTGCTGTGTAGATCTTTTGCCTTTAGTGAAATCACTACTTAAAAGCAAATATGAGGA ATATGTGATAGTTGGTTTAAACTGGCTTCAGGCTGTCATTAAAAGATGGTGGTCAGAACTATCTTCACATACAGAGAGGGCAGATGATAG aaatattcacattttaaaagaactgtTAAGTGGATTATGGGAACAAGAGAATCATCTTACTCTGGTTCCAGGATATACTGGTAATATAGCTAAG gatGTAAATGCTTATTTATTACAACTACATTGA